From a single Apium graveolens cultivar Ventura chromosome 2, ASM990537v1, whole genome shotgun sequence genomic region:
- the LOC141699321 gene encoding uncharacterized protein LOC141699321, with protein MNYITSLRTDDGRVLSNHNELCTLLKNYYVNIFAETNTETEFPEYESQIRVTAEKNSRLTGDLSFEEFTEAIKSMHPNKASGPDGLNPAFFQHFWKLIGKEVFQYCRTWLLEAKFPATVNDTNLVLVPKKARLQRVLPGLISEEQSAFIPGRSSMDNVLVAFELIHYMKRKSSGDVGEVALKLDISKAYDRVRWGYLKKQMLSMGFSDKWAPTVTHLLFADDSFLFFKAKAEETTSIKCLLNGYELFFGQAVNFQKYAIYFSSNVRRDKQAEIKAILQVNNDLGNRKYLGLPSLVGRSKKVVFNYLKDKIWSKIKCWNTKLLSRAGKAVLLRNIAQCIPALLKARYYPDCSLLQANRTGGSGLTWSGIWEAKEFVKNGLRWFMGDGRSIHIYQDRWLRGKPNYCVDQYTQQQANRYTKVCDFLLENQKAWDERKIKSTFNTTDAEAILAVRVSQNSTRDRVAWLHTINGQFNVKSGYHLWQTAKNRVTDVQQSDGWGKLWRLCIPHKIRVFLCRLCRNNVPVRYVLREKGFMVPISCSMCTGDIEHLIHLFFECNFAKGLLALYGSAI; from the exons ATGAATTATATAACCTCCCTGCGAACTGATGATGGACGAGTGCTATCCAATCACAATGAACTGTGCACTTTGCTTAagaattattatgtgaatatttttgCAGAGACTAACACGGAAACTGAGTTCCCTGAATATGAAAGTCAAATTCGAGTGACTGCAGAGAAAAACAGTCGGCTTACGGGGGACCTCTCATTTGAAGAATTCACAGAGGCAATTAAAAGTATGCATCCTAACAAGGCTAGTGGCCCGGATGGTTTAAATCCCGCCTTTTTCCAACACTTCTGGAAGCTCATTGGTAAAGAGGTGTTCCAATATTGTCGTACCTGGCTGTTAGAGGCGAAATTTCCGGCTACTGTAAATGACACAAATTTGGTTTTAGTCCCAAAGAAGGCAAG GCTTCAAAGAGTTCTTCCAGGTCTGATCTCAGAAGAACAAAGTGCCTTCATTCCAGGACGAAGCAGTATGGACAATGTCCTCGTGGCTTTTGAATTGATCCATTACATGAAGAGGAAAAGCAGTGGAGATGTAGGTGAAGTGGCCCTTAAGCTTGACATAAGCAAAGCCTACGATCGGGTTAGATGGGGGTATTTGAAAAAACAGATGTTGTCTATGGGCTTCTCAGACAAATGG GCTCCGACTGTAACTCATTTACTTTTTGCAGATGACAGCTTTTTATTTTTCAAGGCAAAAGCAGAAGAAACAACATCCATCAAATGCCTCCTTAATGGTTATGAGCTCTTTTTTGGTCAAGCAGTGAATTTCCAGAAATATGCTATCTACTTTAGTAGTAACGTTCGCAGAGACAAGCAAGCCGAAATAAAGGCCATCCTTCAGGTGAACAATGATCTTGGGAATAGAAAGTATCTTGGACTACCTTCCCTTGTTGGCAGATCAAAGAAGGTAGTTTTTAACTATCTGAAGGATAAAATTTGGTCGAAAATAAAGTGCTGGAATACAAAGCTGCTATCACGAGCGGGGAAAGCTGTTTTACTGCGCAATATAGCTCAATGCATTCCTGC ATTACTCAAGGCTCGATATTATCCTGACTGCAGCTTGCTCCAAGCTAACAGAACTGGGGGGTCGGGTTTAACTTGGTCAGGTATATGGGAAGCAAAGGAATTTGTGAAGAATGGTTTACGATGGTTTATGGGAGATGGTCGCTCAATACATATATATCAGGATAGATGGTTACGAGGTAAGCCAAATTATTGTGTTGATCAATACACTCAGCAACAAGCGAATAGGTACACTAAGGTATGTGATTTTTTGTTAGAAAATCAGAAGGCTTGGGATGAAAGGAAAATCAAAAGCACTTTCAACACTACTGATGCTGAAGCCATTTTAGCAGTTCGAGTCTCACAAAATAGTACAAGGGACAGGGTAGCCTGGCTCCATACGATTAATGGACAGTTCAATGTGAAATCGGGCTACCATCTTTGGCAAACAGCCAAAAATAGGGTGACGGATGTCCAACAATCTGATGGATGGGGGAAGCTATGGAGGCTCTGTATTCCTCATAAGATCCGTGTTTTTCTCTGTAGATTATGTCGTAACAATGTCCCAGTTCGTTATGTTTTGAGGGAAAAAGGATTTATGGTTCCCATTAGTTGCTCTATGTGTACTGGTGATATCGAGCACCTGATTCACTTGTTCTTTGAGTGTAACTTTGCAAAGGGCCTATTGGCACTATATGGGAGTGCAATATGA
- the LOC141699337 gene encoding uncharacterized protein LOC141699337: protein MNVDASFFDNSEAFSIGMVVRNHQGTFIRGKMMRFAGRVQALEAELVGILEAIKWSAEFQGNTICIESDSLCSVQAIKGQDQNQLETGLLIDQCRELLKSRDWVLLSFIKKQANKVAHLLAKLPFTLNSFIVLSSPPSYVLGTLMSDI, encoded by the coding sequence ATGAACGTTGATGCCTCATTTTTTGACAACTCTGAAGCGTTCTCTATTGGAATGGTTGTACGAAACCATCAGGGGACTTTCATTCGAGGCAAAATGATGAGGTTTGCTGGTAGAGTTCAAGCTCTGGAAGCCGAGCTAGTGGGTATATTGGAGGCTATTAAATGGTCTGCTGAGTTCCAGGGGAATACAATCTGTATCGAAAGTGATTCACTGTGTAGCGTGCAAGCAATAAAAGGACAAGACCAAAATCAGTTGGAAACAGGGTTATTAATTGATCAATGTCGTGAATTGCTCAAAAGTAGAGATTGGGTTTTGTTGAGTTTTATTAAGAAGCAGGCAAACAAAGTAGCTCATTTGTTAGCTAAACTTCCCTTTACGCTTAATAGCTTCATTGTTTTATCGTCTCCTCCATCTTATGTGTTGGGGACACTCATGTCGGATATTTAA